The proteins below come from a single Triticum aestivum cultivar Chinese Spring chromosome 5D, IWGSC CS RefSeq v2.1, whole genome shotgun sequence genomic window:
- the LOC123124289 gene encoding glutaredoxin-C1-like, whose amino-acid sequence MEQVTKLAGQRAVVIFGMSSCCMCHTVTTLLRDLGANPTVVELDEDPWGKEMEKALARLLGRNPAVPAVFIGGRLVGCTDKVMSLHLSGKLVPLLRNAGAVWV is encoded by the coding sequence ATGGAGCAGGTGACGAAGCTAGCGGGGCAGCGGGCGGTGGTGATCTTCGGCATGAGCTCCTGCTGCATGTGCCACACCGTGACGACCCTCCTCCGGGATCTCGGGGCGAACCCGACGGTGGTGGAACTGGACGAGGACCCTTGGGGGAAGGAGATGGAGAAGGCGCTGGCGAGGCTCCTCGGCCGGAACCCTGCCGTGCCGGCGGTGTTCATCGGCGGCAGGCTCGTCGGATGCACCGACAAGGTCATGTCCCTTCACCTCAGCGGCAAGCTTGTTCCACTGCTTCGTAATGCAGGTGCGGTCTGGGTGTAG
- the LOC123124290 gene encoding glutaredoxin-C1, translating into MEQVTKLAGQRAVVIFGMSSCCMCHTVTSLLRDLGANPTVVELDEDPWGKEMEKALVRLLGRNPAVPAVFIAGRLVGCTDKVMSLHLSGKLVPLLRNAGAVWV; encoded by the coding sequence ATGGAGCAGGTGACGAAGCTAGCGGGGCAGCGGGCCGTGGTGATCTTCGGCATGAGCTCCTGCTGCATGTGCCACACGGTGACGAGCCTCCTCCGGGATCTCGGGGCGAACCCGACGGTGGTGGAACTGGACGAGGACCCTTGGGGGAAGGAGATGGAGAAGGCGCTGGTGCGGCTCCTCGGACGGAACCCTGCCGTGCCGGCGGTGTTCATCGCCGGCAGGCTCGTGGGATGCACCGACAAGGTCATGTCCCTTCACCTCAGCGGCAAACTGGTCCCGCTGCTTCGTAATGCAGGTGCTGTCTGGGTGTAG